A window of Nocardia arthritidis genomic DNA:
GTCACCGCGTCCAGGATGCCCGCGCTGCGCCGCTGCGCGGCCACCGGATCCGATTCGGCAAGGGCCGCAACGTGTATCGCGAGCGGTACATAGGCGGCGCGGCGGGCGAGGCCGAGCGCGGCGGCCCTGGCCTGTGCCTCGCGTTCGTCGAGCACCCGGCCGTTGACCATATCGTCGATCAGGCCGGTCTGGGCCCGGCGATGCAGGCCGAACCGGTCCCGGTCGATCATCCGGTGCAGGGTGAGCGTCTGCGCGGCTCGTTCCAGCACCATCCTGGCGCGCGGTGTCGGCACCCGATGCGAGCGCAGGATCAGCCTGCCCCACGGCTGGGTGTGCGGGCCGACCGCGACCACGTCGTCGGCGGTATCGGGCAACAAGCGCGAGGTGGTCTCCCAGTTGTCCAGGACGGCCGAGGCGGTGGTGTGTTTGACGGTCAGCGCGAGCACCCGGTGCGCCAGATCCTCCAATACGACCGGCGCGTCGAGCATGCCCGCCGCCGTCTTCACGATTTCGCTCAGCGAGGCCCGGCGCACGCTGAGTTCGGTGAAGGTCTCGTGTACGGTGCGGGCGAATTCCAGCTCCGCGTACTGGTCGGCGACGATCATCCGGTGCACCGCCTCGGTGATCTCGACGAAGCGGGTCACCCGGTGCAGCGCGATGACCGGAAGTCCGAGCGCGTCGGCGGTTTTCGCGACAATGGGCGGCAATTCCGGGACGAACGAACCCAGTTCGACGACCAGCCCCGAAACATCCGCCGCCGCAAGAGCGTTCAGATAGTCGACGGTGGCGGCGTCACCGTGCGCGAGCGCCTGGCCGGTGGTGAGCACGAGTTCGCCGCCCACCAGCAGCTCGGCCACCGCGGGCAGATCGATGACGTGCACCCAGCGCACCGGACGGTCCAGCGCGCCGCCGCCGACCACCTCGGGCCGCGCGGCGCGCACCACCGGCATCGCCAACACGTCGGCAACGGAGGGCACCACCCGACGAATCGTAATACGAAACTCGAAATCGCATACAAATCGTCGATGCTCCGAGCATGCTCGATGCGGAAGAGTCGAGGTCGGTGGCGGCACCTGCCGACGAAGCGAATCGAGGAGATATGCAGACAATCGCGCATTGGATCGACGGCAAGGCGTTCGCGGGCGCGGGTGAGGGCACGCTGCCGGTGACGAATCCGGCCACCGGCGTGGTCACCGGGCAGCTGCGACTGGCCACCGCCGAGGATGTGCGGGCCGCGATCGCGTCGGCCGCCGCGGCCTTTCCGGAATGGCGCGACACCTCGCTGGCCCGGCGCACCCAAATCCTGTTCCGTTTCCGCGAGCTGCTCAACGCCCGCAAGGAGGAGCTGGCCGCGCTCATCACCGCCGAGCACGGCAAGGTACTCAACGATGCGCTCGGCGAGGTGACCCGCGGCCTCGAGGTGGTCGAATTCGCCTGCGGCATACCGCATCTGGTGAAGGGCAGCTTCACCGAGAACGCCTCGACCAAGGTGGACATCTTCAATATCCGCCAGCCGCTCGGCCCGGTCGCGATCATCTCGCCGTTCAATTTCCCGGCCATGGTGCCGATGTGGTTCTTCCCGCTCGCCATCGCCGCGGGCAATACCGTGGTGCTCAAGCCGAGCGAGAAGGATCCGTCGGCCTCGCTGTGGCTTGCCGAGCTGTGGCACGAGGCCGGGCTGCCCGCCGGCGTATTCAACGTGGTGCAGGGCGACAAGGTCGCGGTGGACGAACTGCTGGACAATCCGGGCGTCAAGGCCGTGTCGTTCGTCGGCTCGACCCCGATCGCGAAGTACGTCTACCAGCGCGGCACCGCGGCGGGCAAGCGGGTGCAGGCGCTCGGCGGCGCGAAGAACCACATGGTCGTGCTGCCCGACGCGGACCTGGACCTGGCCGCCGACGCCGCGGTGAACGCGGGCTTCGGTTCGGCGGGCGAGCGCTGCATGGCGATCAGCGTGGTGGTCGCGGTCGGCTCGATCGGCGACGAACTGGTCGCGAAGATCAAGGAGCGCGCGCTTACCGTCAAGACCGGCGACGGCACCCGCGGCACCGATATGGGCCCGTTGGTAACCCAGGCGCATCGCGACAAGGTCGCCGCGTACGTGGCGGCGGGCGAATCCGAGGGCGCCACCGTGGTACTCGACGGGCGCGGTATCGAAGCCGATGGCGCGAAGGACGGATTCTGGCTCGGCCCAACGATTCTCGACAACGTCGGCACGCAGATGAGCGTGTACACCGACGAAATCTTCGGCCCGGTACTCTCGGTGGTGCGAGTTGACAGCTATGACGACGCGCTGACTATGATCAACGCCAACCCCTACGGCAACGGCACCGCTATCTTCACCAACGACGGCGGCGCGGCCCGGCGCTTCCACAACGAGGTCGAGGTCGGCATGGTCGGCATCAACGTGCCGATCCCGGTTCCGATGGCCTACTACAGCTTCGGCGGGTGGAAGAACTCCCTCTTCGGCGATACGCACGCACACGGCATCGAAGGTGTGCACTTCTTCACCCGGGCCAAGGCGGTCACCAGCCGCTGGCTCGATCCCAGCCACGGAGGTTTGGAACTGGGCTTCCCGCAGAACAAATAGCAGACAAAGGATTTCGTTATGACGCTCCCGAACGGTCTGACGCAGGAGCAGGCCAGGCAGGAGGCGGCCCGCGCCTACGAGCTGGACCGCCTGCACGTATTCCACTCGTGGTCGGCGCAGCAGCGGCTGACCCCCATGACCATCACCGCAGCGCAGGGCTGCTACGTGTGGGACGGGGACGGGAACCGCCTGCTGGATTTCTCCTCGCAGATGGTGAATACCAATATCGGCCACCAGCATCCGAAAGTGGTTGCGGCCGTTCAGGAGCAGGCGGCGAAGCTGTGCACGGTCGCCCCGCAGCACGCCAACGGCGCGCGCTCCGAGGCGGCCCGGCTCATCGCCGAGCGCACGCCGGGCGAGCTGAACCGGATCTTCTTCACCAACGGCGGGGCCGACGCGGTGGAGCACGCGGTGCGAATGGCGCGGCTGCACACCGGCCGGTACAAGGTGCTCACCAGGTACCGCTCGTACCACGGCGGCACCGACACCGCGATCAACCTGACCGGTGATCCGCGGCGCTGGCCGAACGATCACGGCAACAGCGGCGCCGTGCACTTCTTCGGACCGTTCCTGTACCGCTCGCAATTCCACGCCACCGACGAAACCGAGGAAACCGCAAGGGCTTTGGCGCACCTCGAACAGACCATCCTGTTCGAGGGGCCGTCGACCATCGCGGCGATCGTGCTGGAATCGGTGCCCGGCACGGCCGGAATCATGGTGCCCCCACCGGGATATCTCGCCGGCGTGCGCGAACTGTGCGACCGGTTCGGCATCGTCTTCATCGCCGACGAGGTGATGGCCGGATTCGGCCGCACCGGAAAGTGGTTCGCCATCGAGCACGCCGATGGCGTCGTCCCGGATCTGCTCACCTTCGCCAAGGGAGTGAACTCCGGCTACGTACCGCTCGGCGGTGTCGCGATCGGCCCGGCCATCGCCGCCACCTTCGACGAGCGCCCCTACCCGGGCGGCCTCACCTACTCCGGCCATCCGCTGGCCACGGCCGCCGCCGTCGCCACCATCACCGCCATGCGCGACGAGCGCATCGTGGAGAACGCCGCCGATATCGGCGCCCGCGTCCTCGGCCCCGGCCTACGCGAACTCGCCGACCGCCACCCGAGCATCGGCGAGGTCCGCGGCCTCGGCGTCTTCTGGGCCCTGGAACTGGTGCGCGACAAGTCAACTCGCGAACCCCTCGCCCCGTACGGCGGCACCAGCCCAGCCATGACCGAGGTCACGGCCGCCGCCCGCCAAGCGGGCCTCCTCCTGTTCGTCAACTTCAATCGAATCCACGTAGTACCCCCATGCACCATCGACGAAGCCGAGGTCAAGGAGGGTCTGGCCATCCTCGACCAGGCCCTGACCATCGCCGACCGGCACACCGTCTGAGCGACGGTTCGTGATCGCCGGGCGCGGGCACACCGGCCCGTCGTGGTCTCGAGCACAGTGGCTGTCGGGTGTTGCGGCGCGGGAATAGTGTTGAGGCCGACGGCATCGGTGCCGGGCGAAGCCGTTGGACACTACTCGACCGGCGTTCTGCTGGGGGCCATCATGGCAGATCCTCGTCTCAGGGCCGGTGATGACGATCGGGCCGATACGTGTGCGGTGCTCGACAAGGCTTATGCCGCAGGGCAACTCGATATCAACGAGCACGAAACGCGGGTTCGGCAAGCCATCTCGGCGGCCACGGTCGGCGATTTGGCGGCGCTGGTCGCCGATCTGCGGGTACCGGAGCAGACACCGCCGCCTCGGCGCGGTATGCGGCGAGCCGTGCTGGCAACGGTGGCCGCCGGACTGGTGGTGGTGTCGAGCGTTGTGATCGGCTTTATGGCGGGCCGGGATTCGCGGCCGAGCCCACCCGCGGGTCCGGTGGGAATCGATGCGCGCATCGAGTTTCCGGTCCACGCATCGACGCCGCGTCTGGATACGGTCGACGGGCTTACTGCGCTGATTGCCGCTGCGCGTGGCGAATTCGGCCACACCATCGTCACACGCCTGGTCGTATTGCCGGATAAAGCCGATCTGTCGGTGTCCGCGGCCCGGAGTCGGATCCATATCGCGAGTGAATACGCCTACGCCGGTGGCCATTTCGGGCTGACCATCCGCGGTGTCGGAGCCGTGGACGGTCCCGAAGTCGACATCTCGCGAATCGATCTGCCCAAGATCGTCGAACTGCTGGCGCAGGCGCCGAAAACGCTCGACATCGCCGACCCGAACGCCGTGTGGTTCGAGGTTTCGGGAGCGGGCGGCGGGACGGTGACCATCCGCGCGACGAACGTGCACGGCAAGGCAGGCGCCATCGATTTCGGCCTGGATGGGACGCCGAAACGCTAGTTATGGCCGGGCACA
This region includes:
- a CDS encoding PucR family transcriptional regulator, whose translation is MVPSVADVLAMPVVRAARPEVVGGGALDRPVRWVHVIDLPAVAELLVGGELVLTTGQALAHGDAATVDYLNALAAADVSGLVVELGSFVPELPPIVAKTADALGLPVIALHRVTRFVEITEAVHRMIVADQYAELEFARTVHETFTELSVRRASLSEIVKTAAGMLDAPVVLEDLAHRVLALTVKHTTASAVLDNWETTSRLLPDTADDVVAVGPHTQPWGRLILRSHRVPTPRARMVLERAAQTLTLHRMIDRDRFGLHRRAQTGLIDDMVNGRVLDEREAQARAAALGLARRAAYVPLAIHVAALAESDPVAAQRRSAGILDAVTHGLGLAKATALIAAEHGDRVSMILAVARGPEPDAQLRGVCNAITGEARRVDGVHRVVIGVGAESDSLLDTARELAHAAHVAEVALSMAANRPFYRSGDVRLRGLLSLIRNEPGVQRFAETELSALLRYDIRHSADLTRTLRQFLDLAGNKTELARRLNISRPTLYDRLARIERILDVDLEDGESRTSLHAALLIRDLIATTPTVADRL
- a CDS encoding CoA-acylating methylmalonate-semialdehyde dehydrogenase translates to MQTIAHWIDGKAFAGAGEGTLPVTNPATGVVTGQLRLATAEDVRAAIASAAAAFPEWRDTSLARRTQILFRFRELLNARKEELAALITAEHGKVLNDALGEVTRGLEVVEFACGIPHLVKGSFTENASTKVDIFNIRQPLGPVAIISPFNFPAMVPMWFFPLAIAAGNTVVLKPSEKDPSASLWLAELWHEAGLPAGVFNVVQGDKVAVDELLDNPGVKAVSFVGSTPIAKYVYQRGTAAGKRVQALGGAKNHMVVLPDADLDLAADAAVNAGFGSAGERCMAISVVVAVGSIGDELVAKIKERALTVKTGDGTRGTDMGPLVTQAHRDKVAAYVAAGESEGATVVLDGRGIEADGAKDGFWLGPTILDNVGTQMSVYTDEIFGPVLSVVRVDSYDDALTMINANPYGNGTAIFTNDGGAARRFHNEVEVGMVGINVPIPVPMAYYSFGGWKNSLFGDTHAHGIEGVHFFTRAKAVTSRWLDPSHGGLELGFPQNK
- a CDS encoding aspartate aminotransferase family protein, which codes for MTLPNGLTQEQARQEAARAYELDRLHVFHSWSAQQRLTPMTITAAQGCYVWDGDGNRLLDFSSQMVNTNIGHQHPKVVAAVQEQAAKLCTVAPQHANGARSEAARLIAERTPGELNRIFFTNGGADAVEHAVRMARLHTGRYKVLTRYRSYHGGTDTAINLTGDPRRWPNDHGNSGAVHFFGPFLYRSQFHATDETEETARALAHLEQTILFEGPSTIAAIVLESVPGTAGIMVPPPGYLAGVRELCDRFGIVFIADEVMAGFGRTGKWFAIEHADGVVPDLLTFAKGVNSGYVPLGGVAIGPAIAATFDERPYPGGLTYSGHPLATAAAVATITAMRDERIVENAADIGARVLGPGLRELADRHPSIGEVRGLGVFWALELVRDKSTREPLAPYGGTSPAMTEVTAAARQAGLLLFVNFNRIHVVPPCTIDEAEVKEGLAILDQALTIADRHTV
- a CDS encoding DUF1707 SHOCT-like domain-containing protein, coding for MADPRLRAGDDDRADTCAVLDKAYAAGQLDINEHETRVRQAISAATVGDLAALVADLRVPEQTPPPRRGMRRAVLATVAAGLVVVSSVVIGFMAGRDSRPSPPAGPVGIDARIEFPVHASTPRLDTVDGLTALIAAARGEFGHTIVTRLVVLPDKADLSVSAARSRIHIASEYAYAGGHFGLTIRGVGAVDGPEVDISRIDLPKIVELLAQAPKTLDIADPNAVWFEVSGAGGGTVTIRATNVHGKAGAIDFGLDGTPKR